From a single Arthrobacter sp. SLBN-112 genomic region:
- a CDS encoding PhoH family protein: MATSEQLPEVLFGQGGKATSRAERATSEAGAAIDAAAGFAVSGRDADIHTFVIDTSVLLSDPRALLRFAEHEVVVPVVVITELEAKRHDPELGYFARKALRLLDDLRVKHGGLNQPLPIGDEGGTLMVELNHISSEVLPLGFRSGDNDSRILAVAKNLANEGRNVTVVSKDLPMRVKASAMGLTADEYRNELVKDSGWTGVAEIEADEQDIATLYGHEPAYIPAAAELPVNTGLVLLSNRGSALGRVGADKQVRLVKGDRDVFGLHGRSAEQRLAIDMLMDPAVGIVSIGGRAGTGKSALALCAGLEAVLERREHRKVIVFRPLYAVGGQELGYLPGSESEKMNPWAQAVFDTLGALVSQEVVEEVMDRGMLEVMPLTHIRGRSLHDAFVIVDEAQSLEKNVLLTVMSRIGQNSKIVLTHDVAQRDNLRVGRHDGIAAVVETLKGHPLFGHVTLTRSERSPIAALVTELLEG, translated from the coding sequence GTGGCTACTTCTGAACAACTGCCCGAGGTCCTGTTTGGACAGGGCGGAAAAGCTACCTCTCGCGCCGAGCGAGCCACCTCTGAAGCCGGCGCAGCAATTGATGCTGCGGCCGGTTTTGCTGTCTCCGGAAGGGACGCCGACATCCACACCTTCGTGATTGACACCTCCGTCCTCCTCTCCGATCCGCGGGCACTCCTGCGGTTCGCTGAGCATGAGGTAGTGGTTCCCGTCGTGGTCATCACCGAACTCGAAGCCAAGCGGCATGACCCCGAACTCGGCTACTTCGCACGGAAGGCCCTGCGGCTCCTGGATGACCTCCGGGTCAAGCACGGCGGCCTGAACCAGCCCCTCCCCATCGGTGACGAGGGCGGCACCCTCATGGTGGAACTCAACCACATCTCCTCTGAGGTGCTGCCGTTGGGCTTCCGCAGCGGGGACAACGACAGCCGCATCCTCGCCGTCGCCAAGAACCTGGCCAACGAAGGACGCAACGTCACCGTCGTGTCCAAGGACCTGCCCATGCGGGTCAAAGCCTCCGCCATGGGCCTCACCGCCGACGAGTACCGCAACGAACTGGTCAAGGATTCCGGGTGGACGGGCGTTGCCGAAATCGAAGCCGATGAACAGGACATAGCCACCCTGTACGGCCACGAACCGGCCTATATCCCGGCGGCCGCCGAACTGCCCGTCAACACCGGGCTGGTCCTGCTGTCCAACCGCGGTTCCGCGCTGGGCCGGGTGGGCGCGGACAAGCAAGTGCGCCTGGTCAAGGGCGACCGCGACGTGTTCGGCCTCCACGGGCGGTCGGCTGAGCAGCGGCTGGCCATCGACATGCTGATGGATCCCGCCGTCGGCATCGTTTCCATTGGCGGCCGCGCGGGCACCGGCAAGTCCGCGCTTGCCTTGTGCGCCGGCCTGGAAGCCGTGCTGGAACGCCGCGAACACCGCAAAGTGATCGTCTTCCGGCCCCTCTACGCGGTGGGCGGCCAGGAACTTGGCTACCTGCCCGGCTCCGAGTCCGAGAAGATGAATCCGTGGGCGCAGGCCGTGTTCGACACCCTCGGGGCCCTGGTCAGCCAGGAAGTGGTGGAGGAGGTCATGGACCGCGGCATGCTCGAGGTCATGCCCCTCACCCACATCCGCGGACGCTCACTCCACGATGCCTTCGTGATCGTGGACGAAGCCCAGTCCCTCGAAAAGAACGTCCTCCTCACCGTCATGAGCCGTATTGGCCAGAACTCCAAGATCGTGCTCACCCACGACGTCGCCCAACGGGACAACCTGCGCGTCGGACGCCACGACGGAATCGCCGCCGTCGTCGAAACCCTGAAGGGACATCCCCTCTTCGGCCACGTCACCCTGACCCGCTCGGAACGTTCGCCAATCGCCGCCCTGGTCACGGAACTGCTCGAGGGCTAA
- a CDS encoding GNAT family N-acetyltransferase, whose translation MTTLGSIWPLFNLTLTTPRLELRPITDQDIPAAVAAARGGIHDAGRNPFSTPWTELPDEELGPNMARWYWRCRAECRPENWTLLLGIWHEGQFIGCQDVGASDFTALRTVTTGSWLKQSVQGRGLGKEMRAAVVLWAFNWLGAEAAESEAATWNSASLGVSRSLGYELNGTSRKAWGPKVETLQHVRVTPQTFKRPDWQLQVEGHEAAAKFLGVR comes from the coding sequence ATGACTACCCTGGGCTCCATCTGGCCGCTGTTCAACCTCACGCTCACCACCCCGCGGCTGGAACTGCGCCCCATTACCGACCAGGACATTCCCGCGGCGGTGGCAGCGGCCCGCGGCGGAATCCACGACGCCGGCCGGAATCCGTTCAGCACTCCCTGGACGGAGCTGCCGGACGAGGAACTGGGCCCCAACATGGCGCGCTGGTACTGGCGTTGCCGCGCTGAATGCAGGCCCGAAAACTGGACACTGCTCCTCGGAATCTGGCACGAAGGCCAGTTCATCGGCTGCCAGGACGTCGGAGCCAGTGACTTCACGGCTCTACGGACAGTCACCACCGGATCCTGGCTCAAGCAGTCCGTCCAGGGCCGCGGCCTTGGCAAGGAAATGCGTGCCGCCGTCGTCCTTTGGGCCTTTAACTGGCTCGGGGCGGAAGCCGCCGAATCCGAGGCCGCCACCTGGAACAGCGCTTCCCTGGGCGTGTCCCGCTCCCTCGGCTACGAACTCAACGGCACCAGCCGCAAAGCCTGGGGCCCCAAAGTCGAAACACTCCAACACGTCCGCGTCACCCCGCAAACGTTCAAGAGGCCCGACTGGCAGCTGCAAGTAGAGGGCCACGAAGCAGCAGCGAAGTTCCTTGGCGTGCGTTGA
- a CDS encoding prepilin peptidase: MIGRLGELWQHTPLAFWLVLAACLYFAVMAVRLTIIDVRHHLLPNRIVFPSYAVAGVLLLAAAAVAWASPVPAAGDAGGLLAIPALRVVAGAAILWVFYFVLRFIYPPGMGFGDVKLAGVLGMYLGYLSWGHLFAGTFLAFLLGGLWSLALLAARRGTLKSAIPFGPFMLAGAAAAMLLPA, from the coding sequence GTGATCGGACGACTCGGCGAACTCTGGCAGCACACCCCGCTTGCGTTCTGGCTGGTACTGGCTGCCTGCCTCTACTTTGCGGTGATGGCGGTCCGGCTCACCATCATCGACGTCCGGCACCACCTCCTGCCCAACAGGATCGTTTTCCCGTCCTATGCAGTGGCCGGGGTGCTCCTCCTGGCGGCGGCCGCGGTTGCGTGGGCCAGCCCCGTTCCGGCCGCCGGTGATGCCGGCGGGCTCCTGGCCATCCCCGCCCTCCGCGTGGTGGCCGGGGCCGCGATCCTGTGGGTGTTCTATTTTGTCCTGCGGTTCATCTACCCGCCCGGGATGGGTTTTGGCGACGTTAAGCTTGCAGGTGTGCTCGGGATGTACCTGGGCTACCTCAGCTGGGGGCACCTCTTCGCGGGGACGTTCCTGGCGTTCCTGCTGGGCGGGCTGTGGTCCCTTGCCCTGCTGGCGGCGCGGCGGGGCACCCTGAAGTCAGCCATACCGTTCGGCCCGTTCATGCTCGCCGGGGCCGCAGCGGCCATGCTGCTGCCTGCCTGA
- a CDS encoding NUDIX hydrolase translates to MPAPEYVLKLREKIGNDPIWVPGVRGVVVDDAGRILLAQRADNRQWALISGMLDPGEQPARGLVREIFEETAVVAEAERVVSVGAVGPVTYPNGDICEFLDVVFLCRYVSGEARVNDDESLAVGWFGPDELPDLMPGHLTSIRQALAPSAGVHFEP, encoded by the coding sequence ATGCCTGCACCTGAATACGTCCTGAAGCTGCGCGAAAAGATCGGCAACGATCCCATCTGGGTCCCCGGCGTCCGGGGGGTTGTGGTCGACGACGCCGGCAGGATCCTGCTGGCCCAGCGGGCAGACAACCGGCAATGGGCGCTCATCAGCGGCATGCTGGACCCGGGGGAACAGCCTGCCCGTGGTCTGGTTCGGGAGATCTTCGAGGAAACGGCCGTCGTGGCGGAGGCCGAGCGTGTGGTGTCAGTGGGGGCGGTGGGGCCAGTCACCTACCCCAACGGCGACATCTGCGAATTCCTGGACGTGGTGTTCCTGTGCCGCTACGTCTCCGGTGAAGCCAGGGTAAACGACGACGAATCCCTTGCCGTTGGCTGGTTCGGCCCGGACGAACTTCCCGACCTCATGCCCGGCCACCTCACCAGCATCCGCCAGGCGCTGGCACCTTCCGCTGGCGTCCACTTCGAGCCCTGA
- a CDS encoding MDR family MFS transporter: MSTATATPPAGPLLLTQKRIWIIFSALIAGMLLSSLDQTIVSTAMPTIVGKLGGVEHQAWITTAYLLATTIVMPIYGKFGDILGRRNLFLVAIALFTLASVGCALATDFWGFVIFRAIQGLGGGGLMILSQAIIADIVPAKDRGKYMGPLGAIFGLSAVAGPLLGGFFVDHLTWEWAFYINIPVGLAAFAIAWFALTLPNKKAEKRIDVLGVVLLSVATTCLIFFTDFGGKKDEGWDSSLTWAFGAGLLVSAAAFVMVERRAEDPIIPLSLFRNRIFINATAIGFTLGLGMFSAIAFVPTFLQMSSGTSAAESGLLMLPMMAGLMGTSIYSGIRISKTGKYKMFPILGAILTLAAMLWMTTLAASTPIWVICLQLFVFGAGLGLIMQVVVLVVQNSVPADQIGTATSTNNYFREVGAAMGVAVFGSIFTTRLSEALTDAFTGAGASAEQAGQSTRTLDPQALSQLPEQLRDAIVNAYADSLAPVFWYLLPFIAVALLLALTLKQIPLSDTAGMVARGEAVGGEEAERLAAGLSGATAKVKDDDGELVSPGR; encoded by the coding sequence ATGAGTACCGCAACCGCCACACCGCCGGCAGGGCCCCTGCTTCTGACCCAAAAACGCATCTGGATCATCTTCTCGGCCCTGATCGCCGGAATGCTGCTGTCCAGCCTGGACCAGACCATTGTGTCCACCGCCATGCCCACCATCGTGGGAAAGCTGGGCGGCGTGGAGCACCAGGCCTGGATCACCACCGCGTACCTGCTGGCCACCACCATCGTGATGCCCATCTATGGCAAGTTCGGTGACATCCTGGGGCGGCGCAACCTGTTCCTGGTGGCCATTGCGCTCTTCACCCTGGCGTCCGTTGGCTGCGCACTGGCCACCGATTTCTGGGGCTTCGTCATCTTCCGTGCCATCCAGGGGCTGGGCGGCGGCGGGCTCATGATCCTTTCCCAGGCGATCATCGCCGACATCGTTCCGGCCAAGGACCGCGGCAAGTACATGGGCCCGCTGGGCGCCATCTTCGGCCTGTCCGCCGTGGCCGGTCCGCTGCTGGGCGGCTTCTTCGTGGACCACCTCACCTGGGAATGGGCCTTCTACATCAACATCCCCGTTGGCCTGGCCGCCTTCGCCATCGCCTGGTTCGCCCTGACGCTGCCGAACAAGAAGGCTGAGAAGCGGATCGATGTCCTGGGCGTTGTGCTGCTCTCCGTCGCCACCACGTGCCTGATCTTCTTCACCGACTTTGGCGGCAAGAAGGACGAGGGCTGGGATTCATCCCTTACCTGGGCCTTCGGCGCCGGCCTGTTGGTTTCTGCGGCCGCTTTCGTAATGGTGGAGCGCCGCGCCGAGGATCCCATCATCCCGCTGAGCCTGTTCCGCAACCGGATCTTCATCAACGCCACGGCCATCGGCTTCACCCTGGGCCTAGGCATGTTCTCGGCCATCGCGTTCGTTCCCACGTTCCTGCAGATGTCCTCCGGCACCTCCGCCGCCGAGTCCGGGCTGCTCATGCTCCCCATGATGGCCGGCCTGATGGGCACCTCCATCTACTCGGGCATCCGGATTTCCAAGACGGGCAAGTACAAGATGTTTCCCATCCTCGGCGCCATACTCACCCTGGCCGCCATGCTGTGGATGACCACCCTCGCCGCCAGCACCCCCATCTGGGTCATCTGCCTCCAGCTGTTCGTCTTCGGTGCGGGCCTTGGCCTGATCATGCAGGTGGTGGTCCTGGTGGTCCAGAACTCGGTGCCGGCTGACCAGATCGGCACCGCCACGAGCACCAACAACTACTTCCGCGAAGTGGGCGCCGCCATGGGCGTGGCAGTGTTCGGCTCCATCTTCACCACCCGTCTTTCCGAGGCACTGACCGACGCCTTCACGGGGGCAGGGGCGTCCGCTGAGCAGGCCGGGCAGTCCACCCGGACCCTGGATCCGCAGGCGCTGAGCCAGCTCCCGGAACAGCTGCGGGACGCCATCGTGAACGCCTATGCCGATTCGCTGGCACCGGTGTTCTGGTACCTGCTGCCGTTCATCGCCGTGGCGCTGCTCCTGGCCCTCACGCTGAAGCAGATCCCGCTCTCGGACACCGCCGGCATGGTGGCACGCGGTGAGGCAGTGGGCGGCGAGGAAGCCGAGCGGCTGGCAGCCGGACTGTCCGGCGCAACTGCCAAGGTGAAGGACGACGACGGCGAGCTGGTGTCCCCGGGCCGCTGA
- a CDS encoding TetR/AcrR family transcriptional regulator, whose amino-acid sequence MSESATSESGLRQRKRAATRGAITATARALTAERGLNGYTVEEVCEAAGISRRTFFNYFPTKEDAIIGHAEDDIPADVIEEFVAAGAGSPAGEISPTLFRDLVRLSLRLADGMSGSEEETRQLIGVVHKEPQLILKIIGVTEQREAQFARDVARREGVAPDHPVVQMAVVLLSTIARKSSMAYFSDGNTRSYPELLLENISAASLLFSQPVDGTATAAAEGNA is encoded by the coding sequence ATGAGTGAAAGTGCAACTTCCGAGTCCGGGCTGCGGCAGCGCAAACGTGCCGCCACCCGCGGTGCCATTACGGCAACGGCCAGGGCACTCACTGCCGAACGCGGCCTCAACGGCTACACGGTGGAGGAAGTGTGCGAGGCCGCCGGAATTTCGCGCCGCACCTTCTTCAACTACTTCCCCACCAAGGAAGACGCCATCATCGGCCACGCTGAGGACGACATCCCTGCCGACGTGATCGAGGAATTCGTCGCCGCCGGCGCAGGCTCCCCCGCCGGTGAAATTTCCCCTACGCTCTTCCGCGACCTGGTCCGGCTCTCCCTTCGCCTGGCAGATGGCATGTCGGGCTCTGAAGAGGAAACCCGGCAGCTCATTGGCGTAGTCCACAAGGAACCCCAGCTCATCCTGAAGATCATCGGGGTGACAGAACAGCGCGAGGCGCAGTTCGCCCGCGACGTCGCACGGCGTGAAGGGGTGGCGCCGGACCATCCCGTGGTGCAGATGGCCGTGGTGCTGCTCAGCACCATCGCCCGCAAAAGCAGCATGGCCTACTTCTCCGACGGCAACACCCGCAGCTACCCGGAGCTGCTGCTGGAAAACATCTCGGCAGCAAGCCTCCTCTTCTCCCAACCAGTCGACGGCACGGCCACCGCCGCAGCAGAAGGAAACGCATGA
- a CDS encoding class II fumarate hydratase: MTSTEEFRIEHDTMGEVRVPVNALYRAQTQRAVENFPISGKTLERTHIEALARVKKAAAQANAELGVLDGELAKAIADAADEVAAGKYDGDFPIDVFQTGSGTSSNMNTNEVIAELATRALKAAGSDKVVHPNDHVNASQSSNDVFPTSVHVAATSALINDLIPALDYLAGSLERKAAEFKDVVKSGRTHLMDATPVTLGQEFGGYAAQVRYGIERINASLPRVAEVPLGGTAVGTGINTPAGFPERVIELLATDTGLPLTEARDHFEAQANRDGLIEASSQLRNIAISFMKINNDLRWMGSGPNTGLGEIAIPDLQPGSSIMPGKVNPVICEASIMVAAQVIGNDTAIAWSGTNGAFELNVGIPVMAANLLESIRLLANTSRVMADKMIDGITANVERARFLAEASPSIVTPLNKYIGYENAAKIAKTAVKEGLTIRQATEKLGFVGDGEGKVSEADLEKALDVTTMTAPAHKA, translated from the coding sequence ATGACTTCCACTGAAGAGTTCCGCATTGAACATGACACGATGGGCGAAGTCCGCGTCCCCGTGAACGCACTGTACCGCGCGCAGACGCAGCGGGCAGTGGAGAACTTCCCCATTTCCGGCAAGACCCTTGAGCGCACCCACATTGAGGCGCTGGCCCGGGTCAAGAAGGCTGCCGCCCAGGCCAACGCAGAACTGGGCGTGCTCGACGGCGAGCTGGCCAAGGCGATTGCAGACGCTGCCGACGAGGTGGCTGCCGGCAAGTACGACGGCGACTTCCCCATCGACGTCTTCCAGACCGGCTCCGGCACGTCCTCGAACATGAACACCAACGAGGTCATTGCCGAACTGGCCACCCGTGCACTGAAGGCCGCCGGCAGCGACAAGGTTGTCCACCCGAACGACCACGTCAACGCCTCGCAGTCCTCCAACGACGTGTTTCCCACGTCCGTGCATGTGGCCGCCACGTCCGCGCTGATCAACGACCTCATCCCCGCCCTTGACTACCTGGCCGGCTCGCTGGAGCGCAAGGCCGCGGAGTTCAAGGACGTGGTGAAGTCCGGCCGCACCCACCTCATGGATGCCACCCCGGTGACCCTGGGCCAGGAGTTCGGCGGCTACGCCGCGCAGGTCCGCTATGGCATCGAGCGCATCAACGCCTCACTCCCCCGCGTTGCCGAGGTTCCGCTGGGCGGCACCGCCGTGGGCACCGGCATCAACACACCGGCCGGTTTCCCGGAGCGCGTTATCGAGCTGCTTGCCACGGATACCGGCCTGCCGCTGACCGAGGCCCGCGACCACTTCGAGGCCCAGGCCAACCGTGACGGCCTGATCGAGGCGTCCAGCCAGCTGCGCAACATCGCCATCTCGTTCATGAAGATCAACAATGACCTTCGCTGGATGGGTTCCGGCCCCAACACCGGACTCGGCGAGATCGCCATCCCGGACCTGCAGCCCGGCTCCTCGATCATGCCAGGCAAGGTCAACCCGGTCATCTGCGAGGCGTCCATTATGGTGGCGGCCCAGGTTATCGGCAACGACACCGCCATCGCCTGGTCCGGCACCAACGGCGCCTTCGAACTGAACGTTGGCATCCCGGTCATGGCCGCCAACCTGCTCGAGTCCATCCGCCTGCTGGCCAACACCAGCCGCGTCATGGCGGACAAGATGATCGACGGCATCACGGCCAATGTGGAGCGCGCCCGCTTCCTGGCCGAGGCGTCACCGTCCATCGTCACCCCGCTGAACAAGTACATCGGGTACGAGAACGCGGCCAAGATCGCCAAGACCGCAGTCAAGGAGGGCCTGACCATCCGCCAGGCCACGGAGAAGCTCGGTTTCGTCGGCGACGGCGAGGGCAAGGTCTCCGAGGCCGACCTCGAGAAGGCCCTGGACGTCACCACCATGACGGCCCCGGCCCACAAGGCGTAG
- a CDS encoding carbonic anhydrase, which produces MTTNLTPALAWRRLREGNERFVNGESSHPNQNASRRSSLVETQNPFAVIFGCSDSRLAAEIIFDVGLGDVFVVRTAGQVIDDAVLGSLEYSVGVLNVPLIVILGHDSCGAVTATKDAVETGEMPAGFIRDLVERITPSVLTSLRNDQPEVNDMVVEHVKQTAQRLADSSRVISDAIEGGRTAVVGLSYRLAEGRADLVSGIGEL; this is translated from the coding sequence GTGACGACTAACCTGACCCCTGCACTGGCCTGGCGCCGCCTGCGCGAAGGCAATGAACGTTTCGTAAACGGCGAGTCCTCCCATCCGAACCAGAATGCGTCGCGGCGATCATCGCTCGTGGAGACGCAGAATCCCTTCGCGGTGATCTTCGGCTGCTCTGATTCCCGGCTCGCGGCGGAAATCATTTTCGACGTCGGCCTGGGCGACGTTTTCGTGGTCCGTACCGCCGGACAGGTCATCGACGACGCCGTCCTGGGGTCCCTCGAGTACAGCGTCGGCGTGCTGAACGTGCCGCTGATTGTCATCCTTGGGCACGACAGCTGCGGCGCCGTCACCGCCACCAAGGACGCCGTGGAGACCGGCGAGATGCCGGCCGGCTTCATCCGCGACCTCGTGGAGCGCATCACGCCCTCCGTGCTGACGTCCCTGCGCAATGACCAGCCCGAGGTCAACGACATGGTGGTGGAGCACGTCAAGCAGACGGCGCAGCGCCTTGCGGACAGCTCGCGTGTGATTTCCGACGCAATCGAAGGCGGCCGCACCGCCGTCGTCGGCCTTTCCTATCGGCTGGCTGAGGGCCGCGCCGACCTTGTTTCCGGAATCGGCGAGCTTTAG
- a CDS encoding DUF4245 domain-containing protein → MQEATSPTSGQEQPEARSGPAGSSTGAPVKPVIPAAAAKRANASVIGMIIALVLSIAAFLPVVLMNPQPKGDGYRPDIDVASVARNAADVAGFTPVAPDTGNAFRANYARWEAGTGSGVPTWEVGYLTPKTSFIGLVQTRNPNPTWLLQQTRNAPVTGSRNAGGQEWELRDSGKGEKSVVLNYRGSTVILSGAAQLDEFATLAAAVVTSLEGSPAVTVSPSAAPTP, encoded by the coding sequence ATGCAGGAAGCCACCAGTCCCACCTCCGGCCAGGAACAGCCCGAGGCACGTTCCGGCCCTGCCGGCAGCAGTACGGGCGCCCCGGTTAAGCCCGTCATTCCGGCGGCAGCGGCGAAGCGGGCGAACGCCTCGGTGATCGGCATGATCATTGCCCTGGTGCTCAGCATTGCGGCGTTCCTGCCCGTTGTCCTCATGAATCCCCAGCCCAAGGGCGATGGCTACCGGCCGGACATCGACGTTGCATCGGTGGCACGGAACGCGGCGGATGTGGCAGGATTCACACCCGTTGCCCCTGATACCGGCAATGCCTTCCGCGCCAACTACGCCCGGTGGGAAGCAGGCACCGGCAGCGGCGTACCCACCTGGGAGGTCGGCTACCTGACCCCCAAAACATCCTTCATCGGTTTGGTGCAGACCCGGAACCCCAACCCCACCTGGCTCCTGCAGCAGACCAGGAACGCCCCCGTCACCGGCTCGCGGAACGCGGGCGGCCAGGAATGGGAACTGCGCGACAGCGGCAAGGGTGAGAAATCGGTGGTGCTGAACTACCGGGGCAGCACCGTCATCCTCTCCGGGGCGGCGCAACTGGACGAATTCGCAACGCTCGCCGCCGCCGTCGTCACCTCCCTTGAGGGCAGCCCCGCCGTCACAGTTTCACCCTCGGCGGCCCCCACGCCGTAA
- the glpX gene encoding class II fructose-bisphosphatase produces MTQKYSTISPSLAVGHDEPDRNLALELVRVTEAAAIAGGHWVGFGDKNTADGAAVDAMRSFLQTVHFNGVVVIGEGEKDEAPMLFNGERVGDGTGPECDVAVDPIDGTRLTALGINNALAVLAVAERGSMFDPSAVFYMEKLVTGPEAADMVDLRLPVKQNLHLIAKAKGVKVNQLNVMVLDRDRHKPLIEEIREAGARTKIILDGDVAGAIAAARSGTGVDALMGIGGTPEGIVAACAIKSLGGVIQGRLWPTSDEEKQKAIDAGHDLDRVLSTNDLVSSDNCYFAATGITDGDLLKGVRYSKDKVLTQSIVMRSKSGTIRFVDGEHRADKWEGYARKS; encoded by the coding sequence ATGACCCAGAAGTACTCCACGATTTCACCGTCCCTTGCGGTGGGCCACGACGAGCCGGACCGCAACCTCGCCCTTGAGCTTGTCCGCGTCACCGAGGCCGCGGCCATCGCGGGCGGCCACTGGGTGGGTTTTGGCGACAAGAACACCGCCGACGGCGCAGCGGTGGACGCCATGCGTTCCTTCCTGCAGACCGTCCACTTCAACGGTGTGGTGGTGATCGGCGAGGGCGAAAAGGACGAAGCGCCCATGTTGTTCAACGGTGAGCGCGTTGGCGACGGCACCGGCCCCGAATGCGACGTGGCCGTTGACCCCATCGACGGTACCCGCCTGACCGCCCTGGGCATCAACAACGCCCTCGCTGTCCTGGCTGTTGCCGAGCGTGGCTCCATGTTCGATCCCTCCGCTGTGTTCTACATGGAGAAGCTCGTCACTGGCCCTGAGGCCGCCGACATGGTTGACCTGCGCCTGCCGGTCAAGCAGAACCTGCACCTCATCGCCAAGGCCAAGGGTGTCAAGGTCAACCAGCTCAACGTCATGGTGCTGGACCGCGACCGCCACAAGCCGCTCATCGAGGAGATCCGCGAGGCCGGCGCGCGCACCAAGATCATCCTGGACGGCGACGTTGCCGGCGCCATCGCCGCTGCCCGCTCCGGCACCGGGGTGGATGCGCTGATGGGTATCGGCGGCACCCCCGAGGGAATCGTGGCCGCCTGTGCCATCAAATCCCTGGGCGGCGTGATCCAGGGCCGTCTCTGGCCCACCAGCGATGAAGAAAAGCAGAAGGCCATCGACGCCGGCCATGACCTCGACCGCGTGCTTTCCACCAACGATCTGGTCTCCAGCGACAACTGCTACTTCGCCGCCACCGGCATCACGGACGGCGACCTGCTCAAGGGTGTCCGCTACTCCAAGGACAAGGTCCTCACCCAGTCCATCGTCATGCGCTCCAAGTCCGGCACCATCCGTTTCGTCGACGGCGAGCACCGCGCCGACAAGTGGGAAGGCTACGCCCGCAAGAGCTGA
- a CDS encoding lipid II:glycine glycyltransferase FemX — translation MIPAVVPCTDRALWDENVDQFQGHPQQLWGWGETKGMHGWSVDRVLVKAGEETIGAAQLLVRRLPVPFRALVYIPRGPMCSVENAQVVLNRLAEHAALRHRGVALSIEPDWDKDSAFAGAVAGAGFRESANTVLIPRTLILDLTRSDDELMAEMSKSTRANIRKAMRSDVEFRKVKNDSELEQVLAIYHDTAARAGFGIHEDQYYRDIFKNLGDASPIIAAFDGEQMLAFTWLSRSGSTAFELYGGVSAEGQKQRVNYGVKWAALQSMREDGCSRYDFNGLLNDGISDFKKQFGKHENMLLGTWDKPLSPFYPAYSTAMPLARKGLQRGRQLLKTAAGRVLPLVRKLRPGS, via the coding sequence ATGATTCCTGCTGTTGTGCCCTGTACTGACCGCGCCCTTTGGGACGAAAATGTCGACCAGTTCCAGGGGCATCCGCAACAGCTGTGGGGCTGGGGCGAGACCAAGGGGATGCACGGCTGGTCGGTGGACCGGGTCCTGGTCAAGGCCGGGGAAGAAACCATCGGCGCCGCCCAGCTGCTGGTCCGCAGGCTTCCCGTCCCCTTCCGGGCGCTGGTTTACATTCCGCGCGGTCCCATGTGCTCAGTGGAGAACGCGCAGGTGGTCCTCAACCGGCTGGCCGAGCACGCTGCCCTCCGCCACAGGGGAGTGGCCCTCAGCATCGAGCCCGACTGGGACAAGGACTCCGCCTTCGCCGGCGCCGTCGCCGGCGCAGGCTTCCGCGAGTCGGCCAACACTGTCCTTATCCCGCGCACGCTCATCCTGGACCTCACCCGGTCCGACGACGAGCTGATGGCGGAGATGTCCAAGTCCACGCGGGCGAACATCCGCAAGGCCATGCGCAGCGACGTGGAATTCCGCAAGGTCAAGAACGACTCCGAGCTGGAGCAGGTGCTGGCCATCTACCACGACACGGCAGCGCGGGCCGGCTTCGGCATCCACGAGGACCAGTACTACCGCGACATCTTCAAGAACCTCGGCGACGCCTCGCCGATCATTGCCGCGTTCGACGGCGAGCAGATGCTTGCCTTCACCTGGCTGTCCCGCAGCGGCTCCACCGCGTTCGAACTCTACGGCGGAGTTTCCGCCGAAGGCCAGAAGCAGCGCGTGAACTACGGCGTGAAGTGGGCAGCCCTGCAGTCAATGCGCGAGGACGGCTGCAGCCGGTACGACTTCAACGGCCTGCTCAACGACGGCATTTCCGACTTCAAAAAGCAGTTCGGCAAACACGAAAACATGCTGCTGGGCACCTGGGACAAGCCGCTGTCGCCGTTCTACCCCGCCTACTCCACCGCCATGCCGCTGGCCCGGAAGGGGCTCCAGCGGGGGCGGCAGCTGCTGAAGACCGCGGCCGGGCGGGTTCTGCCGCTGGTCCGGAAGCTGCGCCCCGGCAGCTGA